AAGGGGTAATACTGTGGTAAAGTAGAAGATCCAGACATGAACAAGTTTCTGAAGGGATCTAGGGACAAGATTGCCCCACAGAAAAATACTCGGAAAGTCACAAGTTTCTATGGGCACAGGAGGCCACAGCTCCAGCCTAGAGCCATACAGACATTTAAGGAATTATTTCAGCCCATTCTCCCTCCCACAGTACGAGGCATTGGCTTTACCTGGTGAGGGGCAGAAGCACTGGGGGAATTATCATCTTGTAGGACACTGAAGGGAGATCGGCCATTTCCTCCAGATGTTACCATGATTTTGTTGCCGGCCTTACGTCTTACATACTTGCTTCCTAGCGAAGGAAGGAAACAAGTCTGCATGTCACAACAAAGCTATTGGGTCCTGGATTTTAAGTGCCTCCTGACATATACAATCTAGTCTGCTTGCTACCACAAAGAATGTTATCCAAGAAGTAAAAAGATCAAAATGAGATAAAGGCTGAcggatctctggaggtcatccgGAGATGacattaggagacatttcttctcagaaagtaaTCCAGCattgaaacaggttgcccagggaagcggtagtcaccatctctgggggtgttcaaggaaaggttggacctggcactgagggacgtggtttagtgggtgatattgatGCTCGGGGGATGGCTGGGccagatgatcctgaaggtcttttccagccttaatgactatctggtccaaccctcctgctcaagcattaccacctagagcaggttgcccaggaccatgtccaggcagcttttgaagatctcaaaggagggagactccacaatctcACCaggtaacctgttccagtgacaACCTCTTGTGTTTCAGTCTGCGCCCATTGCCTCTTATCCTTGCACTGAGCACCAGCAAAAAGAGCCTGGCTTCATCCTCTTTACACCCTCCCTTCACATATCAATTAAGATCCCTGAGCattccctgctctgcacagaagAGCCCCAACACTCTCAGACGTTGCTCATATGAGATGCTCAGCAGTTTTCTGAAGCATGGTCTATGTTAAAGAGACAGTCATAACACTTGGATGCGTTTCCCATCTTCTATCCCCAGCAAATCCCCAAGGAGAATCTGCAAGGTCCCCTTGAATAGATCTCCAAAACTGCAAGCCTGCCTCAGACAGGGGAAGAACACTCCtgtacatttacattttaattttgactgCAGACTAAGGGTGTAACTTTTCGATTCCCGACAGAAGCCAGCTAGGTAAGAGAACAATTCCCAGAGGAGCCTCCGGCCTACCAGTTAGAGAGCGGTAAGGACAGGCTGCTcgaggaggctggaggctgctaAGCTGGAAGGCAGGGACAAAGGCCAAGCGTCTGTAAGGAAACCAGCCCTGTgcgtgctgcagggcaggagatgCGCAGGGCCCTGACCCACTCACACCACCAGCCCCGCTCCTCCGCGAGCAGCGGCCGGTCCCTCCCGCAGCCCGGGGGACACCGGCACCGCCCGCCCCGCACTTACCCGCGGCCGGAGCCGTCCCTGCGTGGCGTGGGGCCCGCGGGGTGGCCTCGCAGCATCCTCCGGGCGACGGGGGCCGCTCCGCCTCTCTCCCGGGGGCTGCTGCCGGctcccggcggggccgggcggctgcCGGCGGCTCGGTCTGGACGCCGAAGGCCTCGCTGAGCTGCTTCACCAGGCGCTCCACGCTGTCTGcgcggggggaggcggcggtCAGAGCCCCGCCGGGGCGCCCCCGGTGCTGGGGGCGCTGCCCCGCGGCGTGCGGCCGCACTCACCGCTCAGCGCGTCCTTCATGGGCGTGCGGGAGATGCCGGGCGTCGGCGAGCGGGGGTCCGCGGCCGGGCCGGCCGCCtccgctgcggggccgggctgggggctgccgcCGGCGGGgggagagctcagcacctgcggggtggggggtgggggggcagcgggcgctgaggcggggccggcagcgcggggcggcccggggaggaggggagcggggccgtACCTCGATGGGGGTGCGCAGGATGCCGGCGCTGGGGGAGCGCGGGTCGCGGACGTGCTCCGGGcgccggccgcggggcggcgcgggggtGGCGGGGGCGCTGCCGGAGGCGCCCATGgcggccccgcgctgccgccGCCTGCCGCTGCCGCCGCGATTCAAATCTCCcgcgcgccgcccgccgcgccgccccaTTGGCCCGCGCCCCGCGCGAGGCCGCGCCCCCCGCCTGCCGGCCgcgcccccgcgccccgccgggATTGGCCGGAGCCGCGGCGGGCGCTCATTGGTTGGGGTGTGGCCGCGGGCGGGGCCGCAGTGAGCCGCTGTCATGGCGGAGCTGAGCGAGGCGCTGCTCTCGGTGCTGCCGTCCATCCGCGTGCCCAAGGCCGGCGACCGGGTCCACAAGGACGAGTGCGCCTTCTCCTTCGACACGCCGGTAAGCGCCCCCCGCGGCCGGCCCCCGCCGCTCGCCGGGCTCCCCTCCGCTCCGTCCCGCTCCCGGCCCAcccgggcggcggggggggtgCCGCCCGCGCGGGGCGCCACGGGACTTGTGGTCCCGCcgcgggcggggcggcgcgCGGCCGGGCGGCAAGCGGGGCGGCGCGGGACTACGACACCCAGCGTGCCCCGCGGCCAGCCCCTCCCTGCCGAGGCGTGCCGGGAGCTGTAGtccccgggcggcggcgggcgtGGGCAGCCCGGCGGGTccgggcccggcccccggcAGCGGGcagcgggccggggccgggccgggccgggccggggccgcgctcTCCCGGCGGGCTGGCGGCGTgccggggcgcggcgggcgggcggcgagCCGGTGCTGTGTCATTAAGATGGCAGTGGGCCCCGCGCCGGCCGTCCCCACCCCGCCGGCATCCCTGCCCCTCCCTCCGGCCGGGACCGGGGGGTCCGGGGCGTAACTTAGCGAGTAACCAGCAGCGCTCCCGGAGGCAGCCGTGTGCCCGTCCTAGCAGCCGGCCTGGCGTGCCTCGCCGCCTCCCCGCAGTTCTtcagctcttcttccttccaGGAGTCGGATGGCGGCTTGTACATCTGCATGAACACCTTCCTGGGCTTCGGGAAGCAGTACGTGGAGAAGCACTACCAGAAAACGGGCCAGCGGGTCTACCTGCACCTCAAAAGAACACGTAAACcggtaaaaagaaaaataaaacaaaataaataaaataaaagtgggGCGGCGGTACCGGAAAATAAAGTCAAACTTGTCTTGAAACTAAGACGTGGGATATGTCTCTGTCTTCAATCAGGTATAACTAACGCATATAATTATTATCTTTTCCCGGTGAGTTGGGATTCACCGGGTCTTCAGCCCTACTTTTGTTGAATTGTTGCGTGGATTGCCCTAGCAATTTCTGCCTGGCCTCTTTCCATCTTCACAGTAGCTTAACTTCAGTCCCTAAGGCTTGCCACAGCATGCCCGTCCCCCTAACTCTATATCCCTGTTTCTTCTCAATGAAATAGAAGGAAGAAGATGCTAATTCCAGTGCTGGGGACCCCCCAAGGAAAAAACCGACTCGCTTGGCTATTGGTAAGAAAGCGCTTGTGTGCCATGTATTTCTTGTCCTTTTGGACCAGTCCTTTGGAGCTGTCTGGCCTCGTAGCAagcctcttttccctttcctcttctagGCTGCTTGAAGCTAGCATCCCCAACTGAATTCAAACTTAATGCCTCCTACTACGTCTTAGGTGGGCAGCTACTGCAGAACAGTTGTTGAGATTTTGCCCTGTGTTCAAAAATGCATTGTGTTTTCTGTAGATAAATGTGTTTTGCCTTCTCTTGTAACTCTGCGTGCCTGACTCAGCTGGGTGTGCAGATCAGCTGCGTGGGGCCGTTGTTTAAT
This is a stretch of genomic DNA from Cygnus atratus isolate AKBS03 ecotype Queensland, Australia chromosome 1, CAtr_DNAZoo_HiC_assembly, whole genome shotgun sequence. It encodes these proteins:
- the CDCA3 gene encoding cell division cycle-associated protein 3, whose amino-acid sequence is MGASGSAPATPAPPRGRRPEHVRDPRSPSAGILRTPIEVLSSPPAGGSPQPGPAAEAAGPAADPRSPTPGISRTPMKDALSDSVERLVKQLSEAFGVQTEPPAAARPRREPAAAPGREAERPPSPGGCCEATPRAPRHAGTAPAAGSKYVRRKAGNKIMVTSGGNGRSPFSVLQDDNSPSASAPHQVKRHVLGENLGEKETVAADLSRNLKAGNCPWSDLNKENQQCPFVEN